A genomic stretch from Anaerolinea thermophila UNI-1 includes:
- a CDS encoding YbjN domain-containing protein encodes MSYQGSGESSEDREISPNVLRAFETLHTFLEEDGWHPRRIEGRLSFTMGYTGENGDLRCFITIVPDVEELLFYAVAPVRVPEAVRPSVAEFITRANYGMRIGNFELDFADGEVRYKSSLNFMGEELTAGYIRNTIYPAVRTMDRYLLGLLRVSFGGVTPFEAIEEIERPADTPEP; translated from the coding sequence GTGTCTTATCAGGGTTCTGGAGAGTCATCAGAAGATCGTGAAATTTCCCCCAATGTTTTGAGAGCCTTTGAAACCCTTCACACGTTTCTGGAAGAAGACGGCTGGCATCCCCGACGGATTGAAGGGAGACTTTCTTTCACTATGGGTTACACCGGAGAGAACGGGGATTTGCGCTGTTTTATCACAATTGTTCCAGATGTAGAGGAACTGCTTTTCTACGCTGTCGCTCCTGTTCGAGTGCCTGAGGCAGTCAGACCCTCTGTGGCAGAATTTATCACCCGTGCTAACTATGGGATGCGTATAGGCAATTTTGAACTGGATTTTGCGGATGGAGAAGTACGCTATAAAAGCAGTTTAAATTTCATGGGCGAAGAACTCACAGCCGGATACATTCGCAATACCATTTATCCGGCTGTGCGCACCATGGATCGCTATCTTTTGGGGCTTTTACGGGTGAGTTTTGGTGGTGTAACACCTTTTGAAGCCATTGAGGAAATTGAGCGTCCTGCAGATACACCTGAGCCATGA